A section of the Sebastes fasciatus isolate fSebFas1 chromosome 5, fSebFas1.pri, whole genome shotgun sequence genome encodes:
- the plaat1 gene encoding phospholipase A and acyltransferase 1: MDKQQHNSTMASNDPNLPDPSGDPQPGDLIEIFRPAYQHWALYLGDGYIINLTPLDDNQAAAMSSVKSVFSRKAVVRMQLLKEVVGSDTYRVNNKYDHNHTPLPVSEIIQRSQHLIGQEVSYDLLGSNCEHFVTLLRYGEGVSEQATRAIGAISLVTAAASAFSVLGLINTRSRNRPF; this comes from the exons ATggataaacaacaacacaactctACT atGGCCTCTAATGACCCCAACCTTCCTGACCCCTCTGGTGACCCCCAGCCTGGTGACCTCATCGAGATCTTCAGACCAGCCTATCAGCACTGGGCTCTCTACCTGGGAGATGGTTACATCATCAACTTAACTCCCCTTG ATGATAACCAGGCAGCCGCCATGTCCAGTGTGAAGTCCGTCTTCAGCCGGAAGGCAGTGGTGCGTATGCAGCTGCTGAAGGAGGTGGTGGGAAGTGACACGTACCGTGTGAACAACAAGTACGACCACAACCACACACCCCTGCCCGTCTCCGAAATCATTCAGCGATCGCAACACCTCATTGGCCAGGAGGTGTCCTACGACCTGCTGGGGAGCAACTGCGAGCACTTTGTTACCCTGCTGCGCTACGGGGAAGGGGTGTCCGAGCAG GCTACGCGGGCCATTGGGGCCATCAGTTTGGTGACGGCAGCAGCCAGCGCCTTCTCTGTCCTGGGACTGATCAACACACGATCCAGAAACAGGCCTTTCTGA